The sequence below is a genomic window from Chloroflexia bacterium SDU3-3.
GGTGCTGCGCGAGACTGACCCGACCGGCCTGATGGAGGGGCTGTATGTGAAGGTCGAGGATCGCGGCCTGGTGGCGGCGCGCTACAAGTATGTGCGCTCGGGCTTTCTCCAGACCGTGATCGACTCGGGGAGCCACTGGATGGACCGCCCGCTGGTGCCGAACCAGCTGCGGCCAGGAGCATCGCTATGGTGAACGTTCAGACGCCGTGGATGCTGCCGCTCTGCCCCGCGCCGCCCACGTGGCGGATCGACTGGGACGGCGCGATGGCCATGTTCCCCTGGCTGCAGCAGCTGGCGGGCGTGCCGCAAGACCCCGAGTACCACGCCGAGGGCGATGTGCTGACCCACACGCGCATGGTGGCCGAGTCCATGGTTGCCATGCCCGCCTGGCAGGCGCTGCCCGAGCACGAGCGCTCCACCCTGTTTCTGGCCGCGCTGCTGCACGACATCGGCAAGCCCAGCACCACACGGCACGAGCCGGATGGCCATATCTCGTCGCGCGGCCACGCGCGGCGCGGCGCGCAGCTGGCCCGCCAGTTGCTGTGGTCGAGCGAGGGCGTGGGCGCGGCGCTGCCCTTCGCCGCCCGCGAGGCGGTGGTGGCGCTGGTGCGTATGCACGGCCTGCCGCTGTGGTTTGTGGAGAAGGATGACCCCGACCGCGCCGTGTTTGCGGCCAGCTACCGCGCCAGCCTGGCCCAGGTGGCGCTGCTGGCCGAGGCCGACGCGCGGGGCCGCAGCTGCCCCGACCAAGATGACCTGATCGGGCGGGTCGACCTGTTCCGCGCGGTGTGCGCCGAGCACGGCTGCCTTGCCTTGCCACGCCCGTTCCCCAGCGACCACAGCCGCGTGCGCTACTTCCGCATGGCCCAGGCCGACCCCAGCTACCACGCCTACGACGAGACATGGGGCGAGGTGCTGCTGCTCTCGGGGCTGCCGGGCGCGGGCAAGGACACATGGCTGCGCCAGCACGCCCCCGATCTGCCGGTGGTCTCGCTCGACGCTATCCGCAGGCAGATGGGCGTGGACCCAGGCGACTCGCAGGGCGCGGTGGTGCAGGCCGCCAAGGAGCAGGCCCGCGAGCTGCTGCGGCGCAGGCGGCCCTTCGCATGGAACGCCACCAACATCACCCGCCAGCTGCGCGACCCGCTGATCGATATGTTGCTGGCCTACGGCGCGCGCTGCCGCGTGGTCTATCTGGATGCGCCGCTGCCCACGGTGCTGCGCCGCAACCGCGATCGCGCCGCCAGCGTGCCCCAGTCGGTCATCCTGCGCCTGGTGGGCAAGCTCGACCTGCCCGACCTGACCGAGGCCCACGCGGTGGAGTATGTGGCGCAGGGGTAGTCGCTACCCCTCGCGCGCGTACACAAACTCGCGGAAGCTCGCGCTGCCGCCGCTCTCCTGCGTGGCGTAGATGAACAGGCCGAACCGGCAGCCCACGAAGTGGTCGAGGCCGAAGTACAGCCCCTGTGCCGCGCCGATCTGCCGCCACTCCCCGCCTTGCAGGTAGAAGAACTCGGCGTAGTCCTCCATGTCGCGGAAGTGCAGCCGCGCCATCAGCGTGGCCTCCCGCTCGCCCAGCGCCACCCGCCCGTGCTCCACGCCCGCCTCGGTGTCGCATGTCTGGCCCATGGTGTAGTCGGCCTCGCCGGGGCGGCCCTGCATTACCGCAAAGAGCTGGCCATTTTCTTTGGTGATGGCCACCATGCCGTAGCGCCCCTGCAGCGCGCACAGCCCGGCGTAGTCGCCCTCGCGCAGCGCGCTGGCGTCCACCTGCACGCTGGCCGAGCAGCCCGGCCAGATCGCGCGCTGGGTCAGCACGTTGGCCGCGCGCGTCACGTTCTCGCTCAGCCGCGCGGTGGTGATCGTCAGCGCGCCCCTGGCACCATCCACGCTCCAGAGCGCGTTGTCGGGGGCGTGGTTCCACTGCCACACGCTGCTCAGGGTGATGGTTCCATCATCGTTGGGCTGGTAGCGGAAGTCATCGCTCGATACGAATGGCGCGTAGATGTGATTGGGGCGCGTGCTCTTCGTCTCCACATAGGCGGGCACCCTGCCGCCTACGCCCAGCACGGGGAAACGGTTCTCCCAGCGCATCGGCACCAGCACCGGCACCCGCCCGACCGCGCCCTGGTCCTGGAACAGCACCGCGTACCAGTCGCCGTCGGGCGTATCCACCACGCCGCCCTGGGCCACGCCCATGTTGTGGTAGCCCATGTCGTCATCCAGGATGTCGCCGCCGCTGAACTCGCCACCCAGCGCGTCGGCGGCGAAGCATGCTTGGGTGCGCCGCCGCGTGCCGTCGGCCAGCCAGTGGATGAGGAAGACGTAGTACCTGCCATCGATCTTGTAGATATGCGCACCCTCGTAGCCCAGCGCCACGCCGGGCTGGTCGCGGATGATCACGCGGTGCAGGCCGCCCTCCTGCGGGCCGCTCAGGTCGCCGCGCAGCTCGGTGATGAAGATCTCGGTGTTGCCGTAGACGATGTAGGTGTGCCCGTCGTCGTCGAACAGCAGCGAGCAGTCGTGGTAGAAGCCCTCGACGATCTGCCGCCGCCACGGGCCGCGGATGTCCTGCGCCTGGTAGAGGTAGGTCTTGCGCGTGTCGTTGGCCACGAAGCACACATAGAAGGTGCCGCCGTGGTGGCGCAACGACGCGGCCCACATGCCCTGGCCGTAGATGCTCTGGCCGCCCTCCATGCGCTGGGCGGGCGTGTCGTCCAGCGTCTCGAACACGTGGGTGAAGATCTCCCAGTGCACGAGGTCGAACGAGCGCAGGATCACCGCGCCGGGCATGAAGTGCATGGTCGTGCTGATCATGTAGTAGGTGTCATCGACACGGATGACATCAACGTCGGGGAAGTCGGACTGGAGGATGGGATTGTTGACCGCCATGGTGCGCCCTCGTCTCT
It includes:
- a CDS encoding AAA family ATPase, producing MVNVQTPWMLPLCPAPPTWRIDWDGAMAMFPWLQQLAGVPQDPEYHAEGDVLTHTRMVAESMVAMPAWQALPEHERSTLFLAALLHDIGKPSTTRHEPDGHISSRGHARRGAQLARQLLWSSEGVGAALPFAAREAVVALVRMHGLPLWFVEKDDPDRAVFAASYRASLAQVALLAEADARGRSCPDQDDLIGRVDLFRAVCAEHGCLALPRPFPSDHSRVRYFRMAQADPSYHAYDETWGEVLLLSGLPGAGKDTWLRQHAPDLPVVSLDAIRRQMGVDPGDSQGAVVQAAKEQARELLRRRRPFAWNATNITRQLRDPLIDMLLAYGARCRVVYLDAPLPTVLRRNRDRAASVPQSVILRLVGKLDLPDLTEAHAVEYVAQG
- a CDS encoding glycosyl hydrolase 43 family protein, whose amino-acid sequence is MAVNNPILQSDFPDVDVIRVDDTYYMISTTMHFMPGAVILRSFDLVHWEIFTHVFETLDDTPAQRMEGGQSIYGQGMWAASLRHHGGTFYVCFVANDTRKTYLYQAQDIRGPWRRQIVEGFYHDCSLLFDDDGHTYIVYGNTEIFITELRGDLSGPQEGGLHRVIIRDQPGVALGYEGAHIYKIDGRYYVFLIHWLADGTRRRTQACFAADALGGEFSGGDILDDDMGYHNMGVAQGGVVDTPDGDWYAVLFQDQGAVGRVPVLVPMRWENRFPVLGVGGRVPAYVETKSTRPNHIYAPFVSSDDFRYQPNDDGTITLSSVWQWNHAPDNALWSVDGARGALTITTARLSENVTRAANVLTQRAIWPGCSASVQVDASALREGDYAGLCALQGRYGMVAITKENGQLFAVMQGRPGEADYTMGQTCDTEAGVEHGRVALGEREATLMARLHFRDMEDYAEFFYLQGGEWRQIGAAQGLYFGLDHFVGCRFGLFIYATQESGGSASFREFVYAREG